Part of the Nicotiana sylvestris chromosome 5, ASM39365v2, whole genome shotgun sequence genome is shown below.
taaaatccaaatttgaatttGCAAATTTTAGAATAGGAGcaatttgagtttttttttatctttaaatTTTGCTGGTAATAAAGGCCCGCAAATATTAGGCAAATATAATAGGCCATTAATTTTGTAGAACCCGCAGGCTCACAAacattttcgtttttttaaaactaaaaaaaaaattatttttaacaaaatattttcgtttttttatatttatttttattcgtCATTTATTCAGTCTTCTTTTTGTAAAAAACTGGAAGGTAAAatttgtaaatatatatatatatatatatatatatatatatatatatatatatatatatatatatatactttttacaAACTATTTTCGTTTCTTTTTAAGAAAGAAACTGAAGTGATGTTTTAATGGATGATTCAACGTTGCAAGGCTAAGAGCATTAATCCATTAGGTGCGAGTTTGAGCAAAATGAgtcaacgtttaagtttaataagctttagtaattatggttaaatctagctTTAGATGGttttgaataattaattccaatagtttttctTACAATGTAAGCTTTAAGCTAGCTataattgatttcttttgaatttgTTTAGCTGTCGAATTTTCGTAAATTTTTTacaatttcgattttttttaattttctttagtaaaattcctttccattaatatttatCTTAATttagcaattagtatgttatgttttattattttttaaggctCATGATTAAttagatttttctttctttattttagagactaattttaatagaaagaatgtagtcgctttaggattagtccatttaaaataaatgagatgagcatcgccgaacaaaaaatataaattgcggggccctcagtaaacatttgctttaaaattacttagaatttgggatggactgtttagtgaatttcactgcttccccaaagataataacgcgctagactctttaggcgcgatttaattaatcttacctacttaaaactcgggtgcacatttatgtgacccaaatcaaaatctcaacggagtcaaagtgtgtcgacgaccacgggtacattgattgtgacgcgattcgagatacattttcacaacgttgcaattccctgtaaaataataatagtaataataaaagcggctaaaagttaaaacttgcatatgagcgcataattgtataaaaatcagataaacaagccgaatatgacagttgagcgaccgtgctagaaccacgaaactcgggaatgcctaacaccttctcccgggttaacagaattccttatccgaatttctggttcgcggactgtaatacagagtcattcttttcctcgatccgggattaaattggtgacttgggacaccctaaatctctcaagtggcgactctgaaataaataaacaaatcccgtttcgattgtcctttaaatggaaaaactcccttgcgccctcgggtgccggaaaaaggaggtgtgacagctttggcgaccctgctggggatgaataacccagaaccactggttcagggttagaaattcgagcttagataaattgttatattatgttttatctgattttattacatgatcTGTACAtaatgtgctaactaactgcttttaccgctttgatattttgtgaactatatataaactgtgccgaaacccatctcctctctgagtcttctaaatcatgaagaagggtgtacttcgtacgacttcttttctgtatagtgtcaaatcccaatttagaacgaggtttggataagttgcagagccggcgaagcttctgtattcccggattgctgcctccccctcggctcgagctgtccgctcgggtaagccaggtctagaacaaaaacccaggtttgaaacctagtataacaaaacttcatgtcggatccccagtaggaacgcttatttgcatcacgttgcatttgacttaggggactcaacacaggggttgagtccgtctagggctagcaacccgaaatgaaaagaccatcctgatgcatcctacttgctatgtacatatattttttttcgaacttgcatgttgaccggtttctgaatctcgggaatgttgaaaaattgaagtaataataaaataaaataaaataaaaaaagagaaaaataacaagTGGAGAGTTAGaggattaatttagaaaaaaccAGTGTCCAAGTACTATCAGAACACTGCCgagattttgaaaaaaatatatatatatttttacttttaaaattgtttgtttgcctaaaaaaaaacagaaagtgtgtaggaatgagtcttttattttaaattgctttgttttcaaaaaaaagaaagaaaaaaaaatgaaaaagaaaaatagttttttttgctataaaagaaaaggaaaaaaatatgtttgttttcaaaattagttagtttatagcccgaactacgcgggtctgattctcaccggatatgagatacgtaggtaaacctcttcggttccggcccaccattttcaaaaaaaaaaatccaaaaatatttcccactatttgcttctttagaaagtctttcttttagaacctaattgttttttttttaaaaaaaatgtatatacataaaaaatattttctttcttccaaaaataaaaaaaaaaattcattcttccttcaaaattgaaaagaaaattcaaaattcaaaaatattttcttctttagaagcatttctttcataaattgaaagtaaaattccaaaaatattttctttcttctttagaagtttttctttcgaaactccaaaaaaaaaattcaaaaaaaaaaaatctttcttctttagaagtcctTGCAAAAATGCTCAAgaaaaatcgaaatccaaaaatattttctttcttctttgtaagtattttattcggaaaaagttagtttatttcttttattcttgttcggccgaactatgccggtttgattctcacagggcgtgagatacgtaggcaaccctcatcgggtccaacctccccttttctaaaatagcaaaaatatcaaTTTTAAGTTATGTCataaatgagtcgggtgatgccgcttTTGTCaatatagccgaatgttcccgaaagggacgccggaaggctgactttgcataaacggccacctttggtcattttttagatttttcggtcgattgacccacacagccttagaatctttgtccccgaggcgcggaaaggccgtgtttgcaaatATCTAGTtttctattttcaaaaaaaaaaaaacgagaaaAGAGTCGTAAGTAAGTCGGTGATGCTGTTTTTGccaaaaaatagccgaatgttcccgaaaagggacgtcggaaggctgactttgcataaacgaccaccTTTAGTCATTTTGTAGATTTTGGCCGGTTAGctaacacagccttaaaatcttcatccccgaggtgctgaaaggccgtgttcgcaaaatcaggtcttttattttaatttgaaaaaaaagagtcagtggGAAAGTGATTGCCGTTtagattttggtcaaaataagccgagccagcttcgacaatgtcttaaaccattcttgccgagatagccttagaatatctttcagttgtcgaaaggctattttcgtaaaagaacggacaagtttgtgaagtgtcataaaataatcctccacggcctcaaaatttatgtgaaattaggaaggggccacgtttgcaaaaacaaccatttggttgaAATGGACAAACACGGAAAGGAAgttggccgtttgtttttgactTTGCAActcttttgattagagtatgtgGATTGTTTGGCTTTCAAGTCTGTATCTCGTTTTTCATCAGAGTCTGTGAGTTTAAGTTTTGTCAGTGTTTTAAACCATTGTAATCAAAGTTGGTTTtgttatgaaaattgaaaaaaaaaatgtttattattgtttatctcttattggCCGAACTacacaaggtctgattcatgcggggtcatgatacgtaggcagtctccaTAAGATTCAACCACCACTGAAAAAGGgtgataataaaaaaaaagaaaaataaaggaaagcgcgggTGCATTacatctctgatagaacggtttaactgcttaggtgcattgcatctctgatatatgattatctgtcaaatgccctaacactaacgtgatggcttccctttgctatgttcatatatagaaaagtggttggttgtggtaactcctctaagcaaagtcaaaggacaatgATACAGAACTTCAGAATCGAGTGGGTCGGTACCAATGAGCGACAACAACTGGTCGAACGGATCAACAGGTTgttagaagaagtgaaaatgctgagacaacatgtgacagacatgtatcaggcatggatgactgggaaatcaccacccccgccaccgccaagcttcttgaactctgtccttacccaagcacccaacaccataacggatGATCCCCCACACTcaccatcccaacccacttataacagctttcccagctacccgagtagctccatcactcgtcaacgctactcccctccccaacactacttctctccacgagactcccaaaaacatgcttcactttccaaatacccagctccacaaaaggcctatccactctcacaagcctaccggaagccccctggatcaggtttccgacccaatcaagcatttaggaacaaGAGGTTGCTGAagcgaggaaaggctctcacccctatcggagtatcttatgcaagtctgtttaaaaggctaaggcatgctggcctgattgagccgctccccgcatactCTAGATCCACGTGCAAGAAGATTTGATCCTGCtgcacgatgcgcataccactccaatgtcagagggcacaacattgagagctgtcgtaatttgaaaagagaaatagaaaggatgattcAGGAAAATCTGATTATGATCGaggacagtgacatggagcactcgaatcctattggaaACTTGTTGACTGAGGtggatgatattgaagttggtaatggtcttggcaatattgatgcaaagctcagtggctaagatgccaggtttgataattgggagggcgcttcgttccttggttagcaagagagaagcttttgatgatttattttgttgtcatttctgttctccgaattattagggttgtaattcggatattatcttgtgtcaaactttcttatctttccattttgtcatagtgaTTTGTGAGTTTATAGTATTATCTTTCCATTTAGAGTTTGTGAGTACTTTAAGGTAAGAATTgatgtaagaacacatggttccAGGATCTGATTTGTGTATCTAAGTTTAAACTTGTTCACATCCTTTAACTCAACGTGGTTAATCATGGCTCAGCACAAGCGGAGACAAGATGGAGAATCAATCGATAAAATTCATTGTTGATATGTACATCACCCATAGATGAACTCCTATCGACggggaaaagaagaaaacaaaaataacaaaagaataaAGAATGAGAAGAAAAATTTATTAGTTATGGAAGAAGACTTTTGTATAGCTAATAGGAGGAGAGAATTACATAAAAAGATATAACTCAATTTCAATACCAActattagaaaagaaaaaaaaaacaagtcaTGAGGTATATACCTGTGTTTAAGCTGAAACCCAAGGTTTGAAGGAAAGAGCTGCAAAGTTTCTGAAAAGAGTGGCCCCTCTACTTGTTGCTGCAGATTCTCAAAGACAGAGCTCCAACGAATATTAGAAATGTGACCTTTGTTTCTTAGAAGAGGAGGAGGAACTGGCTTTATTGGTCACAGAGTCATGGTGTTCACTATTGTCATATCTGCTCCTCCTTATCCCAATGCATTGTTCTGTTGGTTCATTGTTATTTTCCCTCATTTGTAACAAGGCCTCAAGCTCAGGTTCATCTTTATACAACAAGCGGAATCCATACTCCTTCATTACTCCAGAAAAAGATAGCCTAATGAGCCCAAAGTCATTTGGTGTTTTTCCATTTGCCTTAGATGTATCCCATAAGCCAGCAAGAGGTACAAAGAAAAAATGAATCATCGATTTCATTTCAGATCTTGAATAGTCGTGTGAGGCAAGTTTCTGGGTCATCGACAACATCCCATCATCACACAAGAGAATCAATTGAGCTATGGTTTCAACTACGCTGCCAAAGTAACATACAACAAATCCCAAGAAGTTATCACATACGTACCAATTTTCAGGCAAATTGACTGATACAATTCTATCCGTTCCCTGATAATGGAACCAACTTGGGACCTTCTTCTCAGAATGTACAATGGTAAACAAATTACAGATTGAATCATTGTACGTATCATCGCTATCATACAGTGGTTTGAATGTCACCTGCTGCAATTTCTTCTTCTTGGTTGCTATATTATGAATACTTTTCAGAGCCATATGACAATCTGCACGCAATGCATCTAATTCTGGTGGAAGTTCTGGAAGCTGTGTAAGACTCTTGCACTCTGTTAAGTCCAAGGATCGAAGAGCACCAAATTCAGCTATGCTTCGAGGCAAATGCTCAAaattatttccactgagattcaACTCTTTCAAAGCGGATAAGCATCCTATGTCTTCCGGAAGTCCTCCATCTATTAGATTGCAGTAACTGAGATTCAGAATTTCCAATGAGCGTAATCCTTGAGCCACCGGAGGGAACACAAAGTACACTTCATCTTCTACGCCTagttgtgatttttgttttgcaaaACTCAAGAATTTAAGCTTGTTCAATCGGATAATGGAAGGCGGAGGTTGTGAGATTATAGTATCTCTGGCATCAAGCCACTCCAAGTTTTCTAAATCCCCTATCTCTTCTGGCAAGATTTCAAGTTTTGAGCAATCTGACACATCTAGCTTCACCAAGCTTTTAAACTTACAAATGCAGCTCGGAAGTGTTACAAGGTTTTCTAGACCTCTCAAATCTAGATCTCTTATCACATTGTCTAGCATGTGAATCTCTAACTCAGAGTTTATGCTTCCGTGGATTTCTGGAAATTTTTCTAAACTAGAGCAACCCCGTATCCACAGAAATTCAAGAGAATCAATGCATAGACCTGGAAACCTCTTAAGCCGTTCACAAGTATCCAATGATAATTTACGGAGCTTTTTAAAAAATCCTAGGGAATGATGAACCTCTTCAAGATTCTCACAATATGACAGCTCCAACTTCTCCAAATTTGGCATCCCCATAAAATCTGGCAACTCTTTAAGCAAACTGCAACCTGATAAGTACAAGAATTGAAGAGCACCAAGTTGGGCTATGCTTTGAGGCAAATGCTCAAAATTATTGTAACCAAGATACAACTTTTTCAAAGAGGATAAGCATCCGATGTCTTCTGGAAGTCCTCCATCTATTAGATTGGAGTCACTGAGATGCAAAATTTCCAATGAGTGTAAGCCTTCAGCCACAGGAGGGAACACAAAATACACGACTTGGCCTTCTTTTGATTCTCTTTGATCAAAAGACAACAATTTAAGTTTGTTCAAGCATACAATGGAAGGTGGAGGCCGTGAAATTAAAGTACGTGCAGCATCAAACTTCTCCAAGTTTTCTAAATCCCCTATCTCTTCTGGCAAGATTTCAAGTTTTGAGCAATCCGACACATCTAGCTCCACTAAGCTTTTCAACATGCGAATGCTACTTGGAAGAGTTGCAATGTCTCTTAACTTGCTCAAATTTAGCTTGGTAATGTGAGTTTGGCACTGAGTAATAGATGATGGTACTTCTCTTATCCCAGAGTATTGCATGTAAAGCTTTAACTCCAGCTTCATTCTTCCGTGGATTTCTGGAAATTTCTCTAAACTATAGCAACAATATAGTCCCAGATATTCAAGAGATTCCATGTTAACACATGGAAACCTCTTAAGGCGTCCACACTCATACAAATTTAAGACAATGAGTCTTCTGGAACATCCCAGGGAATGATGAACCTCTTCAAGATTAGAGCATTTTTCCAGATCCAAATACTCCAAATTTGGCATCCCCGTAAAATCTGGTGTTCGCATCAGGCTTTTAGATTCCCTGAGATCTAGCTTTCGCAGATACGGCAAATGctattcaaaacaaaaaaaagaatgagAGATAGCAAACACAAGAACAGCCAGATAAAAGAATTATCATATCAATATGGTAGTGAGCTATCTATGAATCAAGAAACTATTTCGTTATTTTTTTTCCTAAATGACCTCTGCTCTCTTGAATTTTAATTATTGTTGCTAGTGTTCCTAAAAAGTATAATGTATAACACATTAATTTGAGCATTTGGAATtaacaattttttttcattttaaggACATGCATCACAATTCTAGGACAAGCCAAAATAGTAAGTATCTCAAATAAAACAGGACAAAAGCGATAATATATGCTCAATATCACTGAATTAAAGGAAAACGTTagaggaaaaaaaataaataattcagCTATTGTACCTTTATCCCTGTCCATAAATGATGCACTGAACTGCGCCAGAGTTGAAGATGAACAAGCCTTTTGGGTTCAAAATTAGTTGACAATGAATCCCAAGGATAGTGATCCCAGACAAACCAACGCAAGTTGTTAGACAGGTACTCATTGGGGCCATCATGGCAATTGAAGTCATCACGGATCCACGAATTCAAGTACTGAGCACGTATGTAGAATATCCTAAGCCTTTTCATATTTTTCATGGCCTCTTTGCTAAAGTATAGTCGTTGAGAATAACGAAACCAGATTGCTTCCATTGCCTTGGTCCCCTGGTAAAAAGATTTTTAGTCCACAAAGTATAACTTCAAATGTCATATAAAATTCGCTTGCCAGTATGACTACTTTCTCACTCCTCCAGTTGCCAAATTTCATCGTGGTTTGTACTATTTAATATTGCACTTGAAGTTCTTGACGAGCAccattttaaaattttaaggtACGATATCAGTTAGGTCTCCTTTAACTTTAAGAGCTACATTGCTTAAGAAAAACACTTTGTGCaattaattctacaattattTTTTCTGAGAAGTCCTTTAGaccaagttttaaaaaatttcatgCATTGATAGAACGAAAAAACAGTACCAATAAATTGTCagttatttaaaataaaaaataatcaaTCAGTCATAAAATATTAAAATGTCATACACTTATCAAGTTAATCCAAAGAATGAAATCGGATCAAACAGATTAAGTGGCTACTAGACTAATATGGCTTAATAGCATAAGAAAAATACATTATGCAGTGTTAATCAAAGTGGCTACTTGACGAATCAGGCAGTGTTAGGCAATTAATGTTACTTTTGCTTCTCCTACTAAAGTAAACAACTAAAATGACTTATGTGCGAGAATATGAAGCAAGAGGAACATACATTTTGAAATCACCCTATATATTTCTGGAATATAAGAACTAGAAATTGAATATTATTGCATTGTTTAGCCTACTTACCGTATTGTTGGTCATCACTTCTTCGAAATCTTCAGCGAGCCATAGTCTGCTACGTTCTCCAGGATCCTTCTGCATGTTCACGACATATTTACCCATATCTTGTATTAAATCATGCATTTCAATCGTATCTTTTTCGGAGATGAACACAAGAGATTTATCAATTAGGACACGCAATCCGATATCAGCTCCAAATTCACAGCTCTCAAGAATCTGTATGATCTCATCCTTTTCTCTCCCTCGTAAGAAGCATGCTATATCTAAAAATATCGCCTGTTCCACGGGCTCTAATCCATCATAACTAATTTTGAGCTTGTCAACAATTTCTGAATTAGAGTGTTTTTTCATTTGCGGTATAGCACTTCTCCACTCAGTTATATTCCTCTTATGAAAGAAAGAACCCCACACTTTCAGCGCTAAAGGAAGGCCTTTCGCATGACTTACTACCTCCAGCGTTAGCTTCTCAAAAACCTCATCTGGAACATCTTCCTTAAAAGCGTATCGATTGAACAATCGAATAGCTTCATGGTCAGCTAGTGTAGTCACTTCATATAATGCATCCTTCTTCCCAATCAAATGCTTGTCTCTTGTTGTTGCAATAATTCTACTGCCATTGCCGAACCAACCAAGATCCCCTGCTAGGTACTCCAAATGGTCTCTGTGATCTATGTCATCAAGCACAACTAAAACCTTCTTAGAGCGAAGTCTACGAGCCATCAGGTGCTTTCCGTCCTCCTTATTATTCACGTAATTAGCGTTTTCCCTTAACAGTTCTGAGAGAAGGATATTTTGCAAAGAATGCATTCCACATTTGTTTTCTTTAACATCCGCCAGGAAGCAAGTAACTTCAAATTGATACGAGAGTGTATCAAAAATGGCTCTTGCTATTGTCGTTTTACCAACTCCTCCCATGCCCCAGATCCCCACAATCCGAACATCATTGATTTCTATTTGTAGTAGGGATTTTACTTCCTCTAAATGTGGATTTATTCCTACAATATCTTGCAAATAAGATAAAGAAAACTTGCATAACTTGGAAATTTGGTCAACGATCTGCTGAACACAGTCTGATTCAATcctacaaaaaataaaaacattgtTGATATATACAGGTAAGAAAGTCAATAACAAGAAGTGTTTCACACCGTAGAGTGCATAATTATGATAAAAACTAAAAAGGACACATAAATCAAACTGATAACAACTATGTCTTCTTACTTATAGAAGCATATATAATCAACCATCaatattcttttaaaaaatatgaaaattttcTTTAAGGATTCTGTTTGACTCATTTTTGAGGTATATATTCTTTGTTCTATAGTTCAATATGTGCAGCTAGTCTTCATAGAAGCATCCAATTTTGAATGCAAAGTATTCCCTCTGTTCCAGCTAATGTGTTTTAACTCACCTGTTACGAATATCACAACCTTTGAGATTTGCCGCTTCAGTTAAAGCACTCCTCCATCTTTGTACCTTCTGCATTCCCTCAACATCATCCTTAAACTTTGATTCATGTTTGGAAAATGCTTCTGCAAAACTCTCCCTTTGGTTCCGAACATGTGATGGATCCACATCATAGAAGACCGGTATGACAGTTTGTCCAAATTGAGTCTTGCATTCCATGATCTTCACTAATTCATCCAAGCACCACCTCGATGTAGCATAATTCTTTGAGAAAATGATGACGACAATTTGAGACTCTTCGATAGCTTTACAAAGTTCTTCTGAGATGGATGCGCCATGCTCTAGCCTTTTATCATCTTGAAACGTGAATATTCCCCTGTTTCTCAAGCCTTCATATAAGTGCCCTGTAAACGTTTTGCGAGTTTCTTCACCTCTAAAACTTAGGAAAACATCGTACTTCCATCGAGGACAGTACTGTGAATTACTCgcgaaagaagaagaagaagatgccaTGGATTCAGTTAATCGGTTGatatgaaaacaaaaaaaaaaaactctggATAAATTGTAGTCGTGGTAAGAGATCAGCTGATGATATTTTAGAAAAAATTATATACAGGAGAGAAGAATAAGCAAAGACACTTCAAATATGAAAGCTTCTAAGACGATGGGCTCTACTCCAGTTGAATAAAATTATTGCTATTGGATCTAgtcaacttatatatatatatctatatatagcATTATATGTGATACATTTTTATTGAATATTAATAGTAGGAGCTTCTTAATCTCTTACTCCAGTTGATTAGAACTATTGTTTATTGGGTTTTCTTTGAACTGTATGTAATAGAATGTATTAggaaatccccccccccccaaacccccctcccccaccaccaccaccacacacacacacactcctCCCTGCACCAAAAGTCCACTGTAAGATGTACACAATGGGCAGCTAAAAGTACAAGCCgatgaagaaacaaagaaaataatATGGCCAGTTGAATAGAATTATTGCTCCAAAGTCCAAATACCATGTCTACTTAATTCTATGGAAAATGGCAATAGAAGAATCAACTAATTAAGCAAAAATACCTTGTAATTCTCTTCCGAAAGAAAATTGTATATCCCTACCACTGTTGGAGC
Proteins encoded:
- the LOC104234118 gene encoding TMV resistance protein N-like isoform X1, giving the protein MASSSSSFASNSQYCPRWKYDVFLSFRGEETRKTFTGHLYEGLRNRGIFTFQDDKRLEHGASISEELCKAIEESQIVVIIFSKNYATSRWCLDELVKIMECKTQFGQTVIPVFYDVDPSHVRNQRESFAEAFSKHESKFKDDVEGMQKVQRWRSALTEAANLKGCDIRNRIESDCVQQIVDQISKLCKFSLSYLQDIVGINPHLEEVKSLLQIEINDVRIVGIWGMGGVGKTTIARAIFDTLSYQFEVTCFLADVKENKCGMHSLQNILLSELLRENANYVNNKEDGKHLMARRLRSKKVLVVLDDIDHRDHLEYLAGDLGWFGNGSRIIATTRDKHLIGKKDALYEVTTLADHEAIRLFNRYAFKEDVPDEVFEKLTLEVVSHAKGLPLALKVWGSFFHKRNITEWRSAIPQMKKHSNSEIVDKLKISYDGLEPVEQAIFLDIACFLRGREKDEIIQILESCEFGADIGLRVLIDKSLVFISEKDTIEMHDLIQDMGKYVVNMQKDPGERSRLWLAEDFEEVMTNNTGTKAMEAIWFRYSQRLYFSKEAMKNMKRLRIFYIRAQYLNSWIRDDFNCHDGPNEYLSNNLRWFVWDHYPWDSLSTNFEPKRLVHLQLWRSSVHHLWTGIKHLPYLRKLDLRESKSLMRTPDFTGMPNLEYLDLEKCSNLEEVHHSLGCSRRLIVLNLYECGRLKRFPCVNMESLEYLGLYCCYSLEKFPEIHGRMKLELKLYMQYSGIREVPSSITQCQTHITKLNLSKLRDIATLPSSIRMLKSLVELDVSDCSKLEILPEEIGDLENLEKFDAARTLISRPPPSIVCLNKLKLLSFDQRESKEGQVVYFVFPPVAEGLHSLEILHLSDSNLIDGGLPEDIGCLSSLKKLYLGYNNFEHLPQSIAQLGALQFLYLSGCSLLKELPDFMGMPNLEKLELSYCENLEEVHHSLGFFKKLRKLSLDTCERLKRFPGLCIDSLEFLWIRGCSSLEKFPEIHGSINSELEIHMLDNVIRDLDLRGLENLVTLPSCICKFKSLVKLDVSDCSKLEILPEEIGDLENLEWLDARDTIISQPPPSIIRLNKLKFLSFAKQKSQLGVEDEVYFVFPPVAQGLRSLEILNLSYCNLIDGGLPEDIGCLSALKELNLSGNNFEHLPRSIAEFGALRSLDLTECKSLTQLPELPPELDALRADCHMALKSIHNIATKKKKLQQVTFKPLYDSDDTYNDSICNLFTIVHSEKKVPSWFHYQGTDRIVSVNLPENWYVCDNFLGFVVCYFGSVVETIAQLILLCDDGMLSMTQKLASHDYSRSEMKSMIHFFFVPLAGLWDTSKANGKTPNDFGLIRLSFSGVMKEYGFRLLYKDEPELEALLQMRENNNEPTEQCIGIRRSRYDNSEHHDSVTNKASSSSSSKKQRSHF
- the LOC104234118 gene encoding TMV resistance protein N-like isoform X2; translated protein: MASSSSSFASNSQYCPRWKYDVFLSFRGEETRKTFTGHLYEGLRNRGIFTFQDDKRLEHGASISEELCKAIEESQIVVIIFSKNYATSRWCLDELVKIMECKTQFGQTVIPVFYDVDPSHVRNQRESFAEAFSKHESKFKDDVEGMQKVQRWRSALTEAANLKGCDIRNRIESDCVQQIVDQISKLCKFSLSYLQDIVGINPHLEEVKSLLQIEINDVRIVGIWGMGGVGKTTIARAIFDTLSYQFEVTCFLADVKENKCGMHSLQNILLSELLRENANYVNNKEDGKHLMARRLRSKKVLVVLDDIDHRDHLEYLAGDLGWFGNGSRIIATTRDKHLIGKKDALYEVTTLADHEAIRLFNRYAFKEDVPDEVFEKLTLEVVSHAKGLPLALKVWGSFFHKRNITEWRSAIPQMKKHSNSEIVDKLKISYDGLEPVEQAIFLDIACFLRGREKDEIIQILESCEFGADIGLRVLIDKSLVFISEKDTIEMHDLIQDMGKYVVNMQKDPGERSRLWLAEDFEEVMTNNTGTKAMEAIWFRYSQRLYFSKEAMKNMKRLRIFYIRAQYLNSWIRDDFNCHDGPNEYLSNNLRWFVWDHYPWDSLSTNFEPKRLVHLQLWRSSVHHLWTGIKHLPYLRKLDLRESKSLMRTPDFTGMPNLEYLDLEKCSNLEEVHHSLGCSRRLIVLNLYECGRLKRFPCVNMESLEYLGLYCCYSLEKFPEIHGRMKLELKLYMQYSGIREVPSSITQCQTHITKLNLSKLRDIATLPSSIRMLKSLVELDVSDCSKLEILPEEIGDLENLEKFDAARTLISRPPPSIVCLNKLKLLSFDQRESKEGQVVYFVFPPVAEGLHSLEILHLSDSNLIDGGLPEDIGCLSSLKKLYLGYNNFEHLPQSIAQLGALQFLYLSGCSLLKELPDFMGMPNLEKLELSYCENLEEVHHSLGFFKKLRKLSLDTCERLKRFPGLCIDSLEFLWIRGCSSLEKFPEIHGSINSELEIHMLDNVIRDLDLRGLENLVTLPSCICKFKSLVKLDVSDCSKLEILPEEIGDLENLEWLDARDTIISQPPPSIIRLNKLKFLSFAKQKSQLGVEDEVYFVFPPVAQGLRSLEILNLSYCNLIDGGLPEDIGCLSALKELNLSGNNFEHLPRSIAEFGALRSLDLTECKSLTQLPELPPELDALRADCHMALKSIHNIATKKKKLQQVTFKPLYDSDDTYNDSICNLFTIVHSEKKVPSWFHYQGTDRIVSVNLPEN